The genomic segment TACGCATGGGCTTCAGCCGGGTCGCGGGTACGTTCCAACACCTGCGCACCTACCGCGAGGCCGGCAAGCTCCTCATCGCGCGCCTGATCTACAATGACGGGCTGACGACGGTCTTCGCGATGGCCTCGATCTACGCGGGGGCCGCGCTCGGCATGCCGCTCGAGGAGTTCCTGGTCCTGGGGATCGTGATCAACCTGGCGGCGGGCCTCGGCGCGTACGGCTTCGGCTTCGTCGATGACAGGATCGGAGGCAAGAAGACGATCACCATTTCGCTCCTGGTGCTGACCGGATCGGTCGCGCTGGCGGCGCTTTCCACATCGGTCGCGATGTTCTGGGTCGCGGGCGTCGCATTCGGTATCGTCGCGGGCCCCAACCAGTCGGCCAGCCGCTCGCTACTGTCGCGCATGGTCCCCGAAGGGAAGCAGGGAGAATTCTTCGGCTTCTACGCCTTCAGCGGCAAGCTGTCGTCGGTCCTCGGCCCGCTCACATACGGCCTGGTGCTCGGCTGGACCGGCAGCCACCGCGCCGCGGTCGCGTCGGTGATCGTGTTCTTCGTCGTAGGGCTCTTCCTCCTGATGTTCGTCGACGAGAAGGAGGGCCTGGAGGCGGCGCTGCGGCTGGAGGTGGAGGAGGAGGGGGCGACGGCCGGGTAGGCGCGGGTGGTCCGGAGCGCGGCTTTCCATGGCCCGCGGAGGCCCCGGTTTGCCGACCTTCCTTCGCACCCGTACAATTCCCGAAGGTACGCCGCGCCGGGCGAGCAGCCCGGCGCGGCGACACACGCACGCGAACGGTAGCCGCCGGCCCCGTGAAGATCCTCATCGTCGGAAGCGGAGGACGCGAGCACGCGCTCCTCTGGAAGCTGCGCCGGGACGCGCCGGACGCCGAGTTCTGGATCACGCGCGGCAACGCCGGCACGGCGGGCCTGACGGAGGCGCTGCCCCTGGATCCCGGCGACGTGGACGGCGTCGCCGGCTGGGCCGCCGAGGGGGCCATGGACCTGGTGGTCGTGGGGCCCGAGGCGCCGCTGGCGGCAGGGCTCGCGGACGCGCTGTCCGC from the Gemmatimonadota bacterium genome contains:
- a CDS encoding MFS transporter — its product is MSARRREVTAWALYDFGNSAFTTIIVTFIFSFYYANVVVGDDIVGPILWTRAINISAIVVALVTPVLGAVADLAGKKKLFLAIVSVQCILFTILLFWAGPGDALQAAIFFVIANVGFEAAQVFYNSLLLDITDRDTLGRVSGFGWGLGYIGGLLALALALGMVRTWLPETDSLNVRSVALLVAAWFAVFAIPIFLWVREGPPQVTVASKADYVRMGFSRVAGTFQHLRTYREAGKLLIARLIYNDGLTTVFAMASIYAGAALGMPLEEFLVLGIVINLAAGLGAYGFGFVDDRIGGKKTITISLLVLTGSVALAALSTSVAMFWVAGVAFGIVAGPNQSASRSLLSRMVPEGKQGEFFGFYAFSGKLSSVLGPLTYGLVLGWTGSHRAAVASVIVFFVVGLFLLMFVDEKEGLEAALRLEVEEEGATAG